From Rutidosis leptorrhynchoides isolate AG116_Rl617_1_P2 chromosome 3, CSIRO_AGI_Rlap_v1, whole genome shotgun sequence, a single genomic window includes:
- the LOC139901963 gene encoding transcription repressor OFP8-like, whose product MENRLKKLQISKLIQSTFNSCRPKNTSDVSDHHKFFPGNTNHRRLIDLFSPKPQPHSLYVVKQKPHLPHTGKPHFPATPDRRRQYFVTPAFDQTSTKDRKRKPRHRRRRNNLSFSSITDNNYYNFWTSDENDDQSECKTTNTLFSKQSVSSDSGAVAGGSGDVRLKNVIGLDGFALSKESSDPYEDFRVSMVDMIIEKGIFSVEELENLVDCFIKLNSEEHHKVIYEVFAEIWETMISDMYKRA is encoded by the coding sequence ATGGAAAATCGTTTGAAGAAATTACAAATTTCTAAACTAATTCAATCGACTTTCAATTCCTGCCGGCCAAAAAACACCTCCGATGTCTCCGACCACCACAAATTCTTCCCGGGAAACACCAACCACCGCCGTCTCATTGATCTTTTTTCACCTAAGCCCCAACCCCATTCTTTATACGTCGTTAAACAAAAACCCCATTTGCCCCATACGGGAAAACCCCATTTTCCGGCGACCCCAGATCGCCGGCGACAATACTTCGTTACCCCTGCTTTTGATCAAACTTCAACAAAAGACCGGAAAAGGAAGCCACGTCACCGTAGAAGGAGAAACAATTTAAGTTTTTCATCAATTACAGATAACAATTACTATAATTTCTGGACTAGTGATGAAAACGACGATCAAAGTGAGTGTAAAACTACAAATACCCTGTTTTCCAAGCAATCAGTCTCTTCAGATTCCGGCGCCGTCGCCGGTGGGTCTGGGGATGTGAGATTGAAGAATGTAATTGGGTTGGATGGATTTGCGTTATCGAAGGAATCCAGTGATCCTTATGAAGATTTTAGGGTATCAATGGTGGATATGATCATCGAAAAAGGGATTTTTAGTGTTGAAGAATTAGAAAATTTGGTTGATTGTTTTATTAAGTTGAATTCTGAAGAACATCATAAGGTTATTTACGAAGTATTTGCTGAAATTTGGGAGACGATGATTTCAGACATGTATAAGAGAGCATGA